CATTTGGTTATTGCAAAGTGTTGGATAGTTATTGAGGTAGTTAACATACTGATAAGTCGCAATAAACCTGAAGCAGCAACATATATAGACTGGTATCAAAAGAATGTACCTGCTTGGTTAAGTGCGGTAGAAAATGCGTTATAACAAACGCCTCAAGAGGGACTGTCAACGCGTGGCGTTTCCAGTCCCATTGAGCTGTGGTGGTTATGGTTGTTGTGTTTGAGCTTAGTTGTTATGCGTTGCCAGCCCCTTAGGCGGGCGTTATATGCTTATAGGATTTGTCTCCTAAAGGATACGCTGCTATAGTCCCTTTAGAGCGATGAACTAGAGGTGGCTATGCCAGAGATTGATGCCCTATTAGGCCTTTCATTTTGCTTGTACTTCTTTGATAACAAGCAGCATAAATTGCCTCATATTCACGTTAAGTACGGTAGTTACGAGCTAATTATTGCTATTGAAACAGGTGAGTTTTTAGAGGGTTACTTACCCAATAAGCAACGAAAACGTGCTGAAAACCATATTCTCGAACATCGAGAGCAATTGATGGTGATGTGGAATAAAGCGGTAAATGGTGAAAATCCAGGTAAGTTAGGTGATTTATGTTGAAAGTCATAGATGTTGATTTTGTCTCAGACCATACATTAGAACTGACGTTCAATGATGGTTACCAAGGCTATGCCGACTTGTCGGTATACTTTAAAAATGCACCTTTTTCAGAAATTAAAGACTTTAAACGCTTTTCCTTGACTCGTGATGGCTCGTTAAATTGGGATGGTAATGAGTTAACGGCCGCGACACTCCGTGACATAACCAAGGGCTCACAAAAGTCGGTGGAGTTAAGTTTTAATGTTCAAGAAATGGAAGCCGTCATCAAACAGGCCTCATGGGAATCGATGATGGAGGGGCGTCCCGACATCTTGCAAGCGGCTATTCGTTCTTACGTAGAGCAGTTTGGTCATGGTCAAGTTATTGCAAAGGCGGGTATAAAAAGTCGTACGAGTGCTTATCGCTCCTTGAAGCCAGAAACAACGCCAAACTTTGGCACACTAGTTCAGTTAGGGCACGCCGTCATCGAACTAGCGAAAGATAGAACAGTGGCAAACAAGGAACCACGCATATAACAAACGCCTCAAGAGGGACTGTCAACGCGTGGCGTTTCCAGTCCCATTGAGCCGCGGTGGTTTCGGTTGTTGTGTTTGAGTTTAGTGGTGATGCGTTGTCAGCCCCTTAGGCGGGCGTTATGCTTAATTCATAAAAATCAGTTGGTTGTGTTATCGATTTCTTTGGCATTTCGTTCAGGTTTTGTCGGCAATTCAATATTGTTTTTCGCTGCCTAATGAAGCGGCAATGTGTCTGGTACTGTAAATTCTGAGTGATTGCCTCATTGAGTTTTTGAGTCTGCGCGAGGTGAGTACGGCTCTCCCAAGTCGCTTTGAGCAGTTTGGTGCCTTTACTTACGGGCTGAAAGTCTGTCGGCAATTGAGCATTGTTTTTCGCTGTCTAATGAAACAGCAATGTGTTTATCGCTGTATGTTTCAGCGTTATTGCCTCATTGAGTTGTTGTGTCCATGCGTGGTGAGTTGGTTTGTCGGAGAGGGTCTCCACATTGGCCTAGTTGCTAAATGAAAGCCTGCATTGGTCAGTTCATAGGTAAAAGTTGAGCCAGTTCTAATTCAAGGAAACTCGGAGTTTGGCCAATGATTTCAGTTGGTTATCATTGATTTGATTCAAATGTAAAGTGTTGAAGCTTGAGCCTAACAAACGCCTCAAGAGGGACTGTCAACGCGTGGCGTTTCCAGTCCCAATGAGCTGCGGTGGTTACAGTTGTTGTGTTTGAGTTTAGTGTTATGCGTTGCCAGCCCCTTAGGCGGGCGTTATAACGCGGGAGAGTTATGAGTACAAAAGATCTATCGAAAATGGGCTCGGCACGAGTCTCTATTGAAGAATT
This genomic window from Vibrio mimicus contains:
- the dhiA gene encoding type II toxin-antitoxin system antitoxin DhiA is translated as MLKVIDVDFVSDHTLELTFNDGYQGYADLSVYFKNAPFSEIKDFKRFSLTRDGSLNWDGNELTAATLRDITKGSQKSVELSFNVQEMEAVIKQASWESMMEGRPDILQAAIRSYVEQFGHGQVIAKAGIKSRTSAYRSLKPETTPNFGTLVQLGHAVIELAKDRTVANKEPRI
- the dhiT gene encoding type II toxin-antitoxin system toxin DhiT yields the protein MPEIDALLGLSFCLYFFDNKQHKLPHIHVKYGSYELIIAIETGEFLEGYLPNKQRKRAENHILEHREQLMVMWNKAVNGENPGKLGDLC
- a CDS encoding DUF3709 domain-containing protein, translated to MSLREVSTALPSRFEQFGAFTYGLKVCRQLSIVFRCLMKQQCVYRCMFQRYCLIELLCPCVVSWFVGEGLHIGLVAK